aatacagtttttgaaaattacacataacatttctccatacaatacaaatacaaatacatatacaataaaaatacaaatacatttcTCCAtacaatacaaataatttgatcttattgaagcccttaaaggagcaaattttaaaatgagatttttctttcttttccctctgtttcttgcttaccttttcatgtttctcttggtttttgtggttggatatcaaactttccatttagtcctggtcttttctgtgcaaatacttggaaatctaccttgttgaatacccatactttcccctggaagtatatagtcagttttgatgggtagatgatccttggttgtagacccagttctcttgcctttttgaatatcatattccaagccttgtggtcttttagtgtggaggctgccagatcatgtgtgatcctgattggtgctccttgatatctgaattgtctctttctggattcttgtaatatttttttttacttggaagctcttgaatttggctattatatttctgggggttgcttttcagggtttagtgtagagggtgatctatggatcctttcaatgtctattttgaccTCTCGTTGAAGAACATCGAGGCAGTTTACTTgggtaatttcttgtagtatggagtccaaatttctattaatttctgctctttcaggaagaccaatgattctcaaattgtctcttctagccctgttttcttgatctgtcattttctcagtgagatatttcatgtttccttctattttatcagtcttttgactttttttaatttgttcttgctgtcttgagagatcattggcttctactttcccagttctggtctttagagactggttttctgctataatcttttgattttcctttttgatttgttctagtctgtttttcatggtttcctcctatttaattatcatttcatttgattttttgagcatctttctccaattgagagttttcttcttttaacctgttaatttccttttgagctatttcccatttttcttaaccaaatctcttccatctttctcatgatctcagatttgaactcttcaagagcttgtgaccaattttcattttggggggaaggtttggatgtgattacttgtttgttctctgttgtttgctctgttgtctggatttttttctgtgtaaaagttgtcgagtgttaaagatttcttctttatctttctctttagaggttcttgtgcatggcttgccattattatcatgatatttttcattctcagtcagaagtctgggtgaggcaggcagactctccCTATTGAACTGTGGAGTAGTTTTCACCTGAGTCACAGAGCTGTGTGgctctctcagctttatcctcatgcccacggttggtctgcactctttaggcaaccagtgtctcaagtctagctgttctcagggttgAGCTTCCTGGTAGTCCCCTTTCTTGCTCCTCTGCcaaaagctcctttaacagtctcagggcactgcttccacagtcatgcaccccttggcactgggtccccacccaaggcccatgcctgtgctcaaggtctgtgttcaaggtccacattctttagcctcttggggtcttaagtcttgcttctctcaggaacaggcactggtgatcccaggtagctgccaagaacttaatgaatgccccgaacttgctctaactcttgtgcgctagCTTTGGCACTTtaggtggggtggggttgggtgGGTAAGGGGTTGCttagcttgcgttttagtgagagctatttcacccccttatagcatggaaatgcccaaatcccatgtaccttcaatgctgtgcccttttgtggggtcccttcattcatctggatttgatttttatgtcctcttgaggagtcctatctgtgtgggttaggagaggttaagcatgctgcttctactctgccaccatcttaacctggaagcctctAGTCAGTATATGTACTGTTAAAGTAAGCAACAAGTGAAAATGTAATGAATGTTGGGGAAGGAGAAgttttaaatttgtaaatttgGAGATTTGGAATGTAGCCTATATAAAGAGTTTGAAATATTGTTAAATGATTGATGAGTTCATAATGGATTGGGATATATGAATTGTTGCCAAAGTATGTACTTTGGGAAAGAATGATTTCATCATTTAGGTGTAAATGTTTAAATGCAATTTGTGAGAATGTAATTCTGTTGAACCACAAATGGTTCGTGAATTTGTACTGTGAACTGAATTAATATCTGAAGTGAATTAGATAAGGCAAATGTACAAAAAATGTCATGTATGTGAATGACGCAATTGAAAAGAAGAATGATAATTACGGCTTTTCTGAGTCACTGATAGCAGGTGACAGAATACTTGGTGGAAGTTAAGTTTAGTGATGGCAAAAGCAAATCACAGAAGGTGAGAGAAGACTGTATGAAAGACATAAGATGTAGGAGACTTTAATCAGAATATGGGGCCTCTTTATGAGAGCCAGAAGACAGACATGTTGTTTGAACAATGTAATTAGATATGTGAAGTCATCAGCAGGAATATGTTGAATGTGATTCTGCTTGAAGCAGTGGCTTGAGGGGAAACAGAGTGGATGTTTAGAGATTAAGGAAGGTTAAGCAACTGATTATTTTACCCCCTCTTACCAAGAAGTAGGGACAAGTTATAGAGCCCTGAGTGATCTCAGAGAGAAGTGAATGCATTATAATGGGTAGGgataaactatttttaattttaattttgaatattttcccatagttacatgtttcatgttctctccctctccccaaaccccttcTAACCCTCCTTAGCCAATGCTTTAATTTGATTTATGATAGAGTAAGAAAAAGTCTTTTGAGCACCATGATAAGGCAAATATAAAGTATAGATACAGAATTGGCATTTACTGATGAAGAAGTTAAAGGAGAAGAACATTCATTTTTAGATAAACTTGAAGTCTTATCCATtcctggaaagaagaaaagctaaTTCCACTTTGGGAAGGCCCATTTCAGGTCCTATTGATAACTGATACAGCCATTCACAATGCAGAGTTAAAAAGGACCAGTGGATCCCCCACCCCACTACGTGGACAGCCGAGGCGTCGGCAGCCGAACCTTTGAAACTGACTGTGAGAATGGCTGCTGCTCCTCAGGAACTTAATGGAATGGTTGCTTTAAGAGAATGCTAGCCAGGGAGGCTGTCGAGGACATTGACTTACTGATTATAATTTGGAATTTTTGTGAACAGTGCAGGGAGTTGGGGGCTGAGGCCCCTTCTCACTTACCAATTTTCCTATTGTGTGGAGTAAAAATCAATAGTGCATTATTCACAGTTTTGGTTAGCATTAGGATTAATAGGAGTAGTGATAATTTTGGGTCCATTATCCCTGTAACTCTCCCGTATAGATTAGCTCAGCTGGGCCcttcagaggagagagaaaagaagcctATCTCTACATCACAAGCAGTAGAGACATCCTCTCCCTGAAGTGAATAGACCCTTCCCCCATCCAAGCCCCTTCTCATTAGTAGTACTCCTTTAAAAGTGGCCAAacacctttcctttcctttattattaaTTCTCAATTGACTTGTAATTAGCATTTCAAGGGTTAAGAAAATGAGGTTCATTGGAAAATTACAGTACAAAGAGTCCAGTGAGGAGGCCACGGAGCCTAGAAGATAAAGATTGTGGCTCCGGCCTTGCACATCCCTGAATTATGACCCAAACTGAGAGAGTGTTCGAGAAATACCCCTCTAATTCAGAGAGAGCTGGGAAACTCTAGGAGGATAAGAGACAAGATAAAGAATAGAACATATTCAGACATTATGTCACACACAGGTGTTGGGTAACTTAAGGCACCATTGTATTAATTTCCTATGAATACTGAATTCATTTGTACACCTATTGTACACCGTTACTAAGAGAACACTCCAAACAGTACTCCTCGACCTCTCTCCATTTCCCCCCACTTCCCTGCTGTTTTCTCCAAATCGTAaggggtaaaattatggttggcctgaatatttaaaagtatggttgccaggaattaagtacttaattccaaatgaaggactcaaagtttatttacaaatagaaagagtgaaagcaaggggagagagagagagagagagagagagagagagagagagagagagagagagagaatgaatgaattactctggcctggtccaaaccaggcagggcttcagaggccccagcaaggAGGGCCCAGAGGTTAATTAAACGAAGCTTCTAgtcatgaggcctcctccaagatgaggggcctctctggaggctagtgcctccagaaaagtcaaggaaagggagtcagccttctCAGTCATCCATGTGGCaatccaaagggaagcagtctgaggtctcaagcctgagctcctccaaggccaagttcagaggggaaaaacttcctcacaggaagttaccaccatATTTAAAGGCaattctttgcatcacttcctgtgtctaccTTCCGTTTTTatgtggaccaatggcagctttGACTTTgcgttgtttttgatttgtcactcactagcacactTCGGTCATTGAcctccctcccccacttaaggattaagtgggAGTGTAtctacattcctggtggctaaaatctaaagaataagtaggggagagttaatcccatcttcataaaATAAAGCCACCATCTCCAATatcttatcaagtctcctgtctgctcattagagtgatttctgggggtgCAAGCTCCCCCACTAAATTCCATTCCACACACTGTCCACATCAGAACTCCTTGACTTTGTACATTTGATCTGTTCCCTACTCGTCACCTTTTGAGGATTGGGGTGGGGCAAGGAATTGCTGCTGTTCTGAGGATTTTTAACATTGTGATAGGTGCTGTTGGGAAGAACCAAAACAAAGGAGAGCCACAGACAGACCCAGGAGAGGCGAATAAAAGATATTTATGCCTCCTTTTAGATAAATCACACTGTAAGGGTCTGAAAAATCTGGGTTCTCTCTGAAACTTGCCTAAATATCTTTGCCCTGCAGAGTTAGACATGGAAGACCTTATGCCCACTGATCTAGAATGTGGTAGTAAACTGAGCCACAAGATTGGACAGCTCACCCCAGACACAGAATGGAAAAATGCTTTTACAAACTCTACCAGTCCATTAATATTTATGCTATTGATATAGATGGctatatttaaaagtattaatagtttatttaaagccatattggtaggtaattaagaaggccatgaGCCTGCtgagatctaattcaaatcgcccgccattaccttctgcccaccttgCTGCTTCGTAGGAAAGAGAGCGTCTCCCAATCACATCAGGggtcttatacctctgtctacctAATCATACTTCCTacgtaagaggaatcatgggaaatgtagttctcaagtcccctaagtatccacaggaagtttatatcatggatcttgatattaagaccaaggaccccaaatttccacaaACACAGCTTTGATCCTGTTCTTAACTGTTACAAACTTTAGAGAAGAATGGGCAGGTTGGGACCAATTTGGAGTTGCAAGATACGGATGGATATGATTATTTTGGTAAATTCCTATTTACCTCAGTAATGGGAGGAAGCTTAAGTAGCAAAATGACAGAATTAGAAAATGTTCGGCCTACTGCTTTTCTGGGAAATCTCTGGGTTTAATCTGATGTATCAACTGCTGAGGATTTAAAATGAGTCATTGAGATAGAAACAGGATATACTGACACTATTGCCTGGTGGGAAAGGGTCAGATATACTACTAGcaacttgggaaaatcattttgttaCATCTGCACAAGGGACAGCCTAGAGTTCACGTTGCTCCATTTCTGATGGGGCTAGATAAGTTTGAGACCAAATTCAAGTGTGTGGTTAATCTCTTTAGGGAGCTGACCCCAGAGCAGTTGAGCACACTGTCATCCCTATACCCTCCCATGACTCTGGGAACTAAGAGAATACTTTCAGCGAGGTGGGGTCTTTGGGAACACCCAGCGTGTATCTCATGACTCATAGGAGGTGTCTCTGGTCCCCAATAGCTGGGGTGTTCAAATATATGGAATTTGACCGTTAAGTCTGAATTTGCTAACCTGAGCATATTGAGGGCAGATCTCTGGAGGTGCTGTGGAGAAGCTATGCTGAGGATAAATTGGTATAGTATGTAAATTGGTAAATTGGCCTAGTACACGTGCTCTAGTGAAATTGGCCATTCCCTTTACTGCAGTATATCTGAATCAGACCCAGGAAGaaggtaagaaaagaaaaggcagaaatgagaTGCCCCTTAGGGCTCGATGGATCCTTCAGTGTACTTGGATATTATTGGGGTACCCAGGGGAGTCCCTGATAAATTCAAGGCTAGATATGAGATAGCTGCTGGTGTGGAATCTCTTTTCTGGTGGGTagctataaataaataagaatgcaAACTGAATTAATTACATTTACTACAACCAACAGAGATTTATAAATTATACTAAGAATACAATTATAGGTTTAGCTCAGCAACTACATACAAGCAGTTAGATGACAAGGGAAAATAGAGTTGCCTAGGACATGTTTCTGGCAAAGGAAGGGGGAGTTTGGGTTATGATAAGAGGATCTTGCTGTAAATATATACCTAATAATACATCCCAGATGGATCTGTCACAAGGGCACTTAAGAGAGTTAAGTGCTCTCTCAGATGAACTGAAACAAAACCCAGGGGCTAATACCGCCCAGTGGACTGAGTACCAGAACTTAATGTTCAACGGACGTTGGACACAGATAGCTCCATCCATAATTGTTACTGTTGGTGTTCTTTTACTTATTCCTTATTTGATTCCCTGTTTTATTATTCTGATTTGGAGAACTGTAGAGAATATGCATGTTGTAGTTCAAAAACCCCATTCCAACCAGGGGGTTCCCCAAATGATGATTTTGAGAAAGCAGAAAGTTCCTGACTTGAAAGTGGTAGCTTAGTCAAAAGTGGGAGCTGAATCTGATTTTATGCTTTACCTCTTTGATGAAGAAGACTCTGAAGAGGGAGAATAATGCCACTTTGAAGTGAAAATTGGTTGGATTGTGTGTGTTAAAATCACAGCATATATTAGTTAGTATTAGTAATCatagattggcaacttcctaCAGAAAATGAGTGAAAGTTTGGTGCCATTTCAGAAGGGAGATGCCAATCTCTCCTTATGAAGAGCAGAGAAATCCCCCTCTCCAAGCAGCTTTATATAAACTcacgtgtacacacacacacacacacacacacacacacacacacactcacacaaataTATACCTTTAATTCACTCTCTTCTAATGTGGCCCAAATTCTgcccctcttcctcccctttttcttaTTATGGATTCCAAATAGCTCTAACAGTattcaaaagattaaaaagaggTGAGCAACTGAATAGTGATGGAAAATTATGGGAAAAGTCCTAAAACTTAACAGCTACAATCTTGACTCCCTGTCCCAGATGTTTCCATCTGAAAGGCCTTGGCCACGTCTAAACCATGAGGAATGCTTCCATGAGTTTCAGAAAGGGAAACTTAAGGAGGGGAGGGCAAGATCAAGAAAATATAGCACACACAGATGTAGTGTTACACACAGGTGGTGGACCATTGAAGAGAAGCATTGTGATCATTTCCTATAAAATCTGACTTTATCTGTATATCTTTGGACATTGCTATTGAGTTGACCACCCAGAGCAGTGCTCCTAATAAAGGCCATattttctctgccagcatcttatccAGTCTCTCATCTTCTCATTAGAGTGACTTTGGGGTGCAGATCCCGAGATTCCACTCCAAACATTACTAATCAATATTCCAATATAATGCATATCACAATATATAATcgatattacatatgtatatagaatggcatgaccctgggcaaatgatgTCACCACCTGCCCTCAGTTCAGCTCTAGAACAAATTTaaattgcttcccttccccagcCTCAggttccccatttgtaaaatgagggcaatggACTTGATGATGGGCTGTGaggtctctcccctcccccccccatgaCTGCTGGTGTCTTAAACACACCATTGGGGGATGGGCTGGACTTGAGCAGGGGCCAATAGATGGTAGGATCAGCtaaggaggtggggggaggggagcggCTCCAAGAATCATGCCccgcccccccccgcccccaggaCTAGAAATGGGGTGGGGCACGCTGTGAGGATAGTCATTGGCTAAGGAAATATATCACTCCATAACGGCGGGAACTTGAGGATGACGGTCATTGGTTCAAAAAACTGGGGAAGGTGAGGTTAGAAAAATTGGGCAGGCTTGAGGGGAGGTGAAGAATATGATTGGCCAAGGTGCCAGTCAGGGTTTTGCGTGGAGAGCCTGTTTTTTGACAGCTGGGAAGGATGGCGTAGGGTAGAAGCCAAGGAAGAGGCCTACTGATGGGCTGTGGGAGTGCCGGTGATGATTGGTTAAGGCAGGGAATTGAAGTTTAGATGGTGATTGGTTAAGGAGTAGAACGTGTAAGAGATGGTGATTGGCTATGGTGAAGCCCTATGTGAGGGTGACGATTGGCTAAGAGAGAGGGAAGCAGGAACCTGAACCCAATGGCCATTGGTCGAAATCTAAGATGGGCGGGTCTTGCAGGCAGAGGCTAGACACGATTGGCGAGGCAGAGCGGGACTCCAGGAGTAGGGGGCCTGGCTCATTTCCTGCCCCGTATCTCGCTCTGCTCAGTCGCACTCCTTCGAGGTCTGAGTCTGCCCAGCCCTCACCACTGGCCAACGGTCCCTGGACATCTCGCAGCCATGTCATCGTCGTCAACTCCCCGAGGCCTGTGGGCTGCGGTGTCGTCATCGCCATTCCTGACATGGCAGAGGTCCCGGCGGCCACGGGGAGATCGGGATAGTGCCGAGTACGGCTCGGCCAAGTACCTGGCGCTGTGCGGCCTGAGCGGCGGGATGAGCACCAGCCTCACGCACGCGAGTGTCTTGCCGCTGGAACTGATCAAATGCCGCCTGCAGGTGGCGCCGACCGAGTACACGGGGCTGGTGTCTGGCTTCAGCCTGGTGCCCTTCCAGGAAGGCATGCGCGGGATGATGCGTGGCTGGGCACCCACACTGGTGGGCTTCTCCATGCAGGGTTTTGTTAAGTTCAGCCTGTATGAAATGTTGAAGCACCGCACATCTCGCAGCCTGAGCGATGAGGGATTCTACGTGTGGCGCACCGGTGTGTACATGCTAGCGGCCACCGGTGCCGAATTTTTCGCCAGCATAGTGCTCGTGCCCATGGATATCGTGAAGATGCGCATGCAGACGCAGTCGAAATTCCCGGGCACCCTGCGTCAGGCGGTGCCCAAGGTGTGGTCTGAGGGGGGCCCGATGGCCTTCTACAGGGGCCTGGGCCCGCTCTGGATGCGCCAGATGCCCTACACCATAGTCAAATTCACGTGCTACGAGCGCACCTTGGAGTTGCTCTACAAGTTCGCTGTGGCCAAGCCCCAGTGCCAGTGCAGCCTGTCCCAGCAGCTGGCCGTCACCTTCATGGCAGGCTATGTCTCCGGCATCCTTGGTGCCGTCGTCTCGCACCCGGCTGACACGGTCGTGACCATACTCAGCAAGGAGAACTACAAGAAAAACATGTTTGATGTGCTGCAGCAGCTTGGGAGTACCGGCGTGTGGAAAGGACTGTCAGCGCGCATCCTCATGATTGGCTCGCTTTCGGCGTTCCAGTGGTTCTTCTACAACGTATTCAAGGTCATGTGTCGGCTGCCGCGGCCCCCGCCCCCACAGATGCCCGAGTCCCTGCGCTGGAAGCTGGAGCAGCAGCGGCTGCACTCCCGCCGCTAGCGCCGCTAGGAGAAAGCGTTGTTGAGTTTCTGTAGGGCTACTAATGGGCTAACTTAAACATggttctgtttcttcttttattggTAAGGATTCATTGCTTTTCTTGCAGAGAAAGACTGGGGCTGGCCTTGCACTGGGGAGATACATGCTGCTTTAACTTGGTAGGTAGCCGAAAACTTGAGAGATCAGCGTGTTTTAGGAGGGATTCGGCTTCCCCTTGCCAAGCACTGTTAATATGAAGACTAACGGGAAGCGTTTGGGAACCAAAGGAGAGGGGCCCACAGTGTCCAGCCTAATGGGAATTGTGGGTTGACTGAGACCTgaccccccctccccattccatGATGGATTGCTCAGTGTGTGGCAGTCTTCAGGAAGATGATGGGAGGCAGGTGGGATGTGTGAATTGATGGTATTGCTCCACAGGCTTTTGGGTTGACTCTCAATTTGTATTAAGCATTTTCCACGAAAAAGTAGACATCTCTGTTCTTACTTtgcttcctcccttttcttcgtGATGTTGTTGATGGCTTCCTCAGAGAACTGTTACAATTGGATCAAAGTGGGAAGTCCGAATGGAATGGGAGAGTGGCTTGGGACATAAAGAAAAAGCAGGAACAATCTTTGTACTCCAAAATACCACTTGGGCTAATTCCCGCTTTCACCAGCCATGCATCCAGAGAAGACCACCCCACACTATCTATGCAAACAAAGACCTCCCCAAAGTCTTGAGGCTGGTTGGGTTATTTTTCCTGTTGAGTAAAGTATGGctttgtaaacttcttgaggttgGAAAAATCAAGTTTGCTGgtcaattctttttcataatattATTTCAGTAATAATAGTTATACTATATTTAAAgtttattcaatttaattcaaaattgGGAGCACTGTTCTCAGTTTGCTGCAGCTTACACATGTCTGCTTATAGATGTTGTTCTGAAATAGGTGGGATTCTGAAAACTAAATGTGGTGAGGAAATCTTGGCTCACAAAAATATCCCCTAATAGTCTTAGAGGTATAGGATATGAAACCTGTTACACATTTTTGCAATACATTGATGATTAACCTTTTGTtagataaaaatgttaatttggcCAAAAGGCTTAAAGCATGTGGAAGCTGTTTTGAGAGGTAATAAAGACCTTGGTAGATAGTAAGAACAAAGGTAGTCAAGGCTTGTGAATAAAAACGTGAAATGATTCTTTCTCAGATTTCTTGTCTCCTGTTTTCATGAAACCTTTCACTGGCAGAGCACGAAGAAGGCCAGCAGCCTTGTGTTGGAATGCTTCGGCTTTTCGTTGCGTTTGAAATTTCGTATGAAAAATGCAAACAGTTCTTTTAAGTGGCAGCTGTGATGTGGTCTCACTTTACCCAAATTCCAAAACACAGAAGTGTATTTCCCCCCACAGTTGCCACATCACTAAAATGTTAGTAGATGTTTGCTGTGGCCagtcattttcttaaaaaataacttgGGGAGTTGCTTCAAAATGTGGGAAATCTCAGCAAGAAGGCTGGGTGAATTGGGCCGTGGAATTCTGTGGCAGCTCTTGGATGAGGTTTATGGCCACAGCAACCccatgaaaaagttttttgttttttttttcggTAAAGGGGAGGGTCCAGAAAATTCAGTAAGACATCCTCCATTTACTTGGAGAATGCTAAAGTCAACTCAGGGGAGCCATCGATGTGTGAGTAAGCAATTTCTTATTGAATACTTGGATTCCTAGTTCAACCTTTTAGTGACAGTTAATACAAATAAGGCAGTCTAGTGCAATAGTaagattatagataaagataaataaatcccAAGATCAAAGAAGGAGAGCTTAGAAAGTCTTTTAGGGAGGGAGCCTGGCATTGCACAAAAAGCATTCTTGGCTTTTTTGGGGGGCCTAAATCAAATCCCATCCTTGACACTAGCTGTGCCATGGAGCAAGTCAGTTCCCCtggatctgtaaaatgagggcattagaccagtgatgggcaaactttttaaagaggggaccaaaggaaaggaaatgctcatctgtcagtctgtttctaaggcaaccctttcaaagtttcattgtattgtatcctactcattaatTTGTCAGATTAGCAATAATGTCGGGCATGTGGCCcacaggccttagtttgcccaatCACTGCATTAGACTGGCAAACCTGTGATAAGGTgaagccatttttgatgacacacagccacatatagagaaatgctgaggacgaaacatttgctgtagtatagtgtagacactgtgcactatagatgacaattctacctatattgatTTACCTAATTTGGTtaattaaatacagttatatattacaatgatacatttttgttatttaaactataaatattgcaaagttatgatttttttctcaaagtgacacaccgcCTGGGTTAGgctcgtttttttggcaaattttgattcactgagctcaaaaggttgcccatcactgttctccGAGGCCCTTTCTAGCTCCGTCATTAGTCCTTCAGATTCACTGACCCCACATCTTGTGGCAGGAGAGAGATGCATCTCTGTtccttagagcaggggtctgcaacctttttggccgtgagagccataaatgccacattttttaaaatgtaatttcatga
The window above is part of the Gracilinanus agilis isolate LMUSP501 chromosome 4, AgileGrace, whole genome shotgun sequence genome. Proteins encoded here:
- the LOC123245802 gene encoding phosphate carrier protein, mitochondrial-like — translated: MSSSSTPRGLWAAVSSSPFLTWQRSRRPRGDRDSAEYGSAKYLALCGLSGGMSTSLTHASVLPLELIKCRLQVAPTEYTGLVSGFSLVPFQEGMRGMMRGWAPTLVGFSMQGFVKFSLYEMLKHRTSRSLSDEGFYVWRTGVYMLAATGAEFFASIVLVPMDIVKMRMQTQSKFPGTLRQAVPKVWSEGGPMAFYRGLGPLWMRQMPYTIVKFTCYERTLELLYKFAVAKPQCQCSLSQQLAVTFMAGYVSGILGAVVSHPADTVVTILSKENYKKNMFDVLQQLGSTGVWKGLSARILMIGSLSAFQWFFYNVFKVMCRLPRPPPPQMPESLRWKLEQQRLHSRR